A section of the Stenotrophomonas sp. 364 genome encodes:
- a CDS encoding D-alanine--D-alanine ligase produces MNPIFFPSLRVTDPAVFGRVAVLLGGTSSEREVSLDSGRNVIAALRARGVDAVAVDGIPALALALVEKRFDRVFNILHGHNGGGEDGIVQGLMDAFGVPYTGSKVLGSALSMDKIRTKQVWLSLGLPTPRYVKLVEGVEVHAAAAELGLPVVVKPANEGSSVGISRVSDDAGLDDAVALAARYDGQLLMEQMVVGDELTVAILGDQALPSIRIVPKGQWYDYNAKYIAEDTQYLCPGLEGDDEAEIRRIALAAFQAAGCHGWGRVDVMRDRDSGRFYLLEVNTAPGMTSHSLVPKAAAQAGIGFEELVWRVLEQTLPANLQDLDRERAHA; encoded by the coding sequence ATGAACCCGATCTTCTTCCCGTCGCTGCGCGTCACCGACCCAGCCGTGTTCGGCCGCGTCGCGGTGCTGCTGGGCGGCACCTCCAGCGAACGCGAGGTGTCGCTGGATTCGGGCCGCAACGTGATCGCCGCGCTGCGCGCGCGCGGCGTCGACGCGGTGGCCGTGGATGGCATCCCGGCGCTGGCGCTGGCGCTGGTCGAAAAGCGTTTCGACCGCGTGTTCAACATCCTGCACGGTCATAACGGCGGCGGTGAGGACGGCATCGTGCAGGGGCTGATGGACGCCTTCGGCGTGCCGTACACCGGCTCCAAGGTGCTCGGCTCTGCGCTGAGCATGGACAAGATCCGCACCAAGCAGGTGTGGCTGTCGCTGGGCCTGCCCACGCCGCGCTACGTCAAACTGGTGGAGGGCGTGGAAGTGCACGCCGCCGCCGCCGAGCTGGGCCTGCCGGTGGTGGTCAAGCCGGCCAACGAAGGCTCCAGCGTGGGCATCAGCCGGGTCAGCGATGACGCCGGCCTGGACGACGCCGTGGCCCTGGCCGCGCGCTACGACGGCCAGCTGCTGATGGAACAGATGGTGGTGGGCGACGAGCTCACCGTGGCGATCCTGGGCGACCAGGCGCTGCCGTCGATCCGCATCGTGCCCAAGGGCCAGTGGTACGACTACAACGCCAAGTACATCGCCGAGGACACCCAATACCTGTGCCCCGGCCTGGAGGGCGATGACGAGGCCGAGATCCGCCGCATCGCGCTGGCTGCCTTCCAGGCCGCCGGCTGCCACGGCTGGGGTCGGGTGGACGTCATGCGCGACCGCGACAGTGGCCGCTTCTACCTGCTGGAAGTGAACACCGCGCCGGGCATGACCAGCCATTCGCTGGTGCCCAAGGCCGCCGCGCAGGCCGGTATCGGCTTCGAGGAGCTGGTCTGGCGTGTGCTGGAACAGACCCTGCCAGCCAACCTGCAGGATCTGGACAGGGAGCGTGCCCACGCATGA
- the ftsA gene encoding cell division protein FtsA gives MNRKGDKSLIVGLDIGTSKVVALVGEYSPGNPIEVIGIGSHESRGLKRGVVVDIESTVQSIQRAVEEAELMAGCEIRSVYASISGNHVQCKNSPGIVPIRDGEVTWGDLDRVLDAAKAVAIPADQKILHAIPREYVLDDSQEGIRNPVGMTGVRLEVHAHLVVCAQSAAANISKCVQRCGLQVDDLVLSSLASSVAVLTADERELGVVLVDMGAGTTDLAVFVQGAICHTASLPIAGDHVTNDIAHMLRTPTPEAEQIKVRYACALAQLATAEESIQVPSVGDRPPRRMPRHALAQAVQGRYEEIFEMVQAELRRSGFEELVRAGMVLTGGASKMEGVVELAEEMLQMPVRVGIPQHVTGLGEVVGNPVHATGVGLLLMGSQIEHPRRPSLPTGRAGSMFKKLKTWFRGEF, from the coding sequence ATGAATCGCAAGGGTGACAAATCACTGATCGTTGGCCTGGATATCGGCACCTCCAAGGTGGTGGCGCTGGTCGGCGAATATTCGCCGGGCAATCCGATCGAGGTCATCGGCATCGGCTCGCACGAATCGCGCGGGCTCAAGCGCGGCGTGGTGGTGGACATCGAATCCACGGTGCAGTCCATCCAGCGCGCGGTGGAAGAGGCCGAGCTGATGGCCGGCTGCGAGATCCGCTCGGTGTATGCCTCTATCTCGGGCAACCACGTGCAGTGCAAGAACTCCCCCGGCATCGTGCCGATCCGCGACGGTGAAGTGACCTGGGGTGACCTGGACCGGGTACTCGACGCGGCCAAGGCGGTGGCGATCCCGGCCGACCAGAAGATCCTGCATGCGATCCCGCGCGAGTACGTGCTGGACGATTCGCAGGAAGGCATCCGCAACCCGGTCGGCATGACCGGCGTGCGCCTGGAGGTGCATGCGCACCTGGTGGTGTGCGCACAGTCGGCCGCGGCCAACATCAGCAAGTGCGTGCAGCGCTGCGGCCTGCAGGTGGACGACCTGGTGCTGTCCTCGCTGGCCTCCAGCGTGGCCGTGCTGACCGCCGACGAGCGCGAGCTGGGCGTGGTGCTGGTCGACATGGGCGCCGGCACCACCGACCTGGCCGTATTCGTGCAGGGCGCGATCTGCCACACCGCCTCGCTGCCGATCGCCGGTGACCACGTCACCAACGACATCGCGCACATGCTGCGCACGCCGACCCCGGAAGCGGAGCAGATCAAGGTGCGTTACGCCTGCGCGCTGGCCCAGCTGGCCACCGCCGAGGAGAGCATCCAGGTACCCAGCGTCGGCGATCGTCCGCCGCGCCGGATGCCGCGCCATGCGCTGGCCCAGGCAGTGCAGGGCCGTTACGAAGAAATTTTCGAGATGGTGCAGGCCGAACTGCGTCGCTCCGGTTTCGAGGAACTGGTGCGCGCCGGCATGGTGCTCACCGGCGGTGCCTCGAAGATGGAAGGCGTGGTCGAACTGGCCGAGGAAATGCTGCAGATGCCGGTACGCGTGGGCATTCCGCAGCACGTCACCGGCCTGGGCGAAGTGGTCGGCAACCCGGTGCACGCCACCGGCGTTGGCCTGCTGCTGATGGGCAGCCAGATCGAACACCCGCGCCGTCCGTCGCTGCCCACCGGCCGCGCGGGCAGCATGTTCAAAAAGCTCAAGACCTGGTTCCGCGGCGAATTCTGA
- a CDS encoding DUF721 domain-containing protein, with amino-acid sequence MSEPKSSARSPSTPKPALDAVMADKAGNPLRRALWLDALDRQLRPHLPPALATRCRLANVSGEHLVFLVDSPVWHAKLRLAEAQLIDAARSIGLKVTKVTVKTAAAPPPRSPAIDNRNGPHAVSAATHKGLRDALACLKDMDFTKS; translated from the coding sequence ATGTCTGAGCCGAAATCCAGTGCGCGATCCCCATCCACGCCGAAGCCGGCGTTGGATGCGGTGATGGCGGACAAAGCCGGTAACCCGCTGCGCCGAGCCTTGTGGCTGGACGCACTGGACCGTCAATTGCGCCCCCATTTACCGCCTGCACTGGCCACCCGTTGCCGGCTGGCGAATGTAAGCGGCGAGCACCTCGTTTTTCTCGTCGACTCCCCTGTGTGGCACGCCAAGCTGAGGCTTGCCGAAGCACAGTTGATCGACGCGGCCCGGTCCATCGGGCTGAAGGTCACCAAGGTGACCGTCAAAACTGCGGCTGCCCCTCCTCCACGCTCCCCAGCGATCGACAACCGGAATGGCCCCCACGCAGTTTCAGCCGCCACGCACAAAGGGCTACGCGACGCGTTGGCCTGCCTGAAGGACATGGATTTCACCAAGTCCTGA
- the lpxC gene encoding UDP-3-O-acyl-N-acetylglucosamine deacetylase: MIPQRTLKNTIRATGVGLHSGDKVYMTLRPAPVNHGIVFRRVDLEPVVEVPARADLVTEVTLCTGLTYHEAKIQTVEHLMSALAGLGVDNIIVELSSAELPIMDGSSGPFVFLLQSAGIAEQDAPKRFIRILKTVEVTEGDKVARFEPYEGYKLGFTIQFDHPMIPAKQSRAEIEFSTAAYTKEISRARTFGFMRDLEYMRERNLGLGGSMDNAIVLDEFRVLNDDGLRYADEFVRHKILDAIGDLYLAGGQVLGAYEGFKSGHALNNKLVRALMADATAWEWVSYDAAAATAPVVYGAPAYA, from the coding sequence ATGATTCCGCAACGCACCCTCAAGAACACGATCCGCGCCACCGGCGTTGGCCTGCACAGCGGTGACAAGGTCTACATGACCCTGCGCCCGGCCCCGGTCAACCATGGCATCGTGTTCCGTCGGGTCGATCTGGAGCCGGTGGTGGAAGTGCCCGCGCGCGCGGACCTGGTCACCGAAGTCACCCTGTGCACCGGGCTGACCTACCACGAGGCCAAGATCCAGACCGTCGAACACCTGATGTCGGCCCTGGCCGGCCTGGGCGTGGACAACATCATCGTGGAGCTGTCCTCGGCCGAACTGCCGATCATGGACGGGTCCTCCGGGCCGTTCGTGTTCCTGCTGCAATCGGCGGGCATCGCCGAGCAGGACGCCCCCAAGCGCTTCATCCGCATTCTCAAGACGGTGGAAGTGACCGAAGGCGACAAGGTCGCCCGCTTCGAGCCCTACGAGGGCTACAAGCTCGGTTTCACCATCCAGTTCGATCACCCGATGATCCCGGCCAAGCAGTCGCGCGCCGAGATCGAGTTCTCCACGGCCGCCTACACCAAGGAAATCTCCCGCGCGCGCACCTTCGGGTTCATGCGTGACCTGGAGTACATGCGCGAGCGCAACCTGGGGCTGGGCGGCTCGATGGACAACGCCATCGTGCTCGACGAATTCCGCGTGCTCAACGACGACGGCCTGCGCTACGCCGACGAGTTCGTGCGCCACAAGATCCTCGACGCCATCGGCGACCTGTATCTGGCCGGCGGCCAGGTGCTGGGCGCCTATGAAGGCTTCAAGTCCGGGCATGCGCTCAACAACAAGCTGGTGCGCGCGCTGATGGCCGACGCTACGGCGTGGGAGTGGGTGAGCTATGACGCCGCTGCTGCTACGGCGCCGGTGGTTTATGGGGCGCCGGCGTACGCCTGA
- the murC gene encoding UDP-N-acetylmuramate--L-alanine ligase: MIRRLHDTNDLVRAFPRVHFVGIGGTGMSGIAEVMLTLGYEVSGSDNADNTATRRLASLGARVMRGHSAANVLGTDCVVVSSAIRDDNPELMEARSQRIPIMPRAAMLAELMRFRRGIAVAGTHGKTTTTSLTAAVLSEGGLDPTFVIGGQLLAAGANAKLGSGQWLVAEADESDGSFLRLNPLVSVITNIDSDHLENYGNDFARVQAAFAEFLQRLPFYGLAVLCIDDPEVAALAAQTPRHVMSYGMSSNADVRAEDVVQDGPRMRFTLRLPEGSSYPVTLALPGAHNVLNALAAAAVGWQLGVAPEAIARALESFAGIGRRFNDLGIITTHTGARVRLIDDYGHHPRELAAVFAAARGGWPDQRLVVAFQPHRYSRTRDQFDAFAAVLSEVDALVLSEVYPAGEAPIPGADSRSLARAIRARGRSEPVVVGHTAELSHVLPDVLQDGDLLLLMGAGDIGHVAQLIATEGFTETPAA, from the coding sequence ATGATCCGCCGCCTGCACGATACCAACGACCTGGTGCGCGCGTTCCCGCGCGTGCACTTCGTCGGCATCGGCGGCACCGGCATGAGTGGCATCGCCGAAGTGATGCTGACCCTGGGCTATGAAGTGTCCGGCTCGGACAACGCCGACAACACCGCCACCCGCCGCCTGGCCAGCCTGGGCGCGCGCGTGATGCGCGGCCATTCGGCCGCCAACGTGCTGGGCACCGATTGCGTGGTGGTGTCCAGCGCGATCCGCGACGACAACCCCGAGCTGATGGAAGCGCGCAGCCAGCGCATTCCGATCATGCCGCGCGCGGCGATGCTGGCCGAGCTGATGCGCTTCCGACGCGGCATCGCCGTGGCCGGCACGCACGGCAAGACCACCACCACCAGCCTGACCGCAGCGGTGCTGAGCGAAGGCGGGCTGGACCCGACCTTCGTGATCGGCGGCCAGCTGCTGGCCGCCGGTGCCAACGCCAAGCTCGGCAGCGGGCAGTGGCTGGTGGCCGAAGCCGACGAAAGTGATGGCAGCTTCCTGCGCCTGAACCCGCTGGTCTCGGTGATCACCAACATCGATTCGGACCACCTGGAAAACTACGGCAACGATTTCGCCCGGGTCCAGGCCGCCTTCGCCGAATTCCTGCAGCGCCTGCCGTTCTACGGCCTGGCCGTGCTGTGCATCGATGACCCGGAAGTGGCGGCGCTGGCCGCGCAGACCCCGCGTCACGTGATGAGCTACGGCATGAGCAGCAATGCCGACGTGCGCGCCGAGGACGTGGTCCAGGACGGCCCGCGCATGCGCTTCACCCTGCGCCTGCCGGAAGGCAGTAGCTACCCGGTCACGCTGGCCCTGCCGGGTGCGCACAACGTGCTCAACGCGCTGGCCGCCGCCGCCGTGGGCTGGCAGCTGGGCGTCGCCCCGGAGGCCATCGCCCGCGCGCTGGAGAGCTTTGCCGGCATCGGCCGCCGCTTCAACGATCTTGGCATCATCACCACCCACACCGGTGCGCGGGTACGCCTGATCGACGACTACGGTCACCACCCGCGCGAGCTGGCCGCGGTGTTCGCGGCTGCCCGTGGCGGCTGGCCGGACCAGCGTCTGGTGGTGGCCTTCCAGCCGCACCGCTACAGCCGCACCCGCGACCAGTTCGATGCCTTCGCCGCGGTGCTGTCCGAAGTGGATGCGCTGGTACTGAGCGAGGTCTACCCGGCCGGCGAAGCGCCGATTCCGGGGGCCGACTCGCGTTCGCTGGCGCGCGCCATCCGTGCGCGCGGCCGCAGCGAGCCGGTCGTGGTGGGTCATACCGCCGAACTGTCGCACGTGCTGCCCGACGTGCTGCAGGACGGCGACCTGCTGTTGCTGATGGGCGCCGGCGATATCGGCCACGTTGCCCAGCTGATCGCAACCGAAGGCTTCACGGAGACCCCGGCAGCATGA
- the secA gene encoding preprotein translocase subunit SecA: protein MINSLLTRVFGSRNERQLRQLNRIVAKVNALEPEIEKLSDEQLKAKTPEFKQRIADGEALDKVLPEAFAVCREASRRVLGMRHYDVQLIGGMVLHLGKIAEMRTGEGKTLVATLPVYLNALEGKGVHVVTVNDYLARRDSAQMGKLYNWLGLSVGVVYPGMPHGDKREAYASDITYGTNNEFGFDYLRDNMALSRADRYQRGLHYAIVDEVDSILIDEARTPLIISGPADDSPELYIRVNRVVPGLIKQDAEDGEGDFWVDEKGKQVHLSEAGMEHAEALLVEAGILNAETEGLYAAQNLTVVHHLNAALRAHAIYQRDVDYIVRDGEVVIVDEFTGRTLAGRRWSDGLHQAVEAKEGVPVQREYQTLASITFQNLFRMYKKLSGMTGTADTEAYEFQSIYNLEVVVIPTNRPTIRKDGSDQVFLNRTGKFNAVLADIQECNKRGQPVLVGTTSIETSEMLSEHLRKAGVHHEVLNAKQHDREATIIANAGMPGAVTIATNMAGRGTDIVLGGSLEAQLHELGEEATDEQRAQVKAEWQKRHDAVKAAGGLHIVGTERHESRRIDNQLRGRSGRQGDPGSSRFYLSLEDNLMRIFASDWVQKAMRMMGMKEDDVIEDRLVSRQIEKAQRKVEAHNFDIRKNLLDFDDVNNDQRKVIYAQRDELLDAESVKDNVDGIRGDVIYDIVARFVPPNSIDEQWDLPGLEATLAADLGVQMDVVGLVKQHEELDAEAIAEKVQARIDAHFAEKETGVGEDTMRALEKHVMLTVLDQSWKEHLARMDYLRQGIYLRGYAQKQPKQEYKKEAFELFSEMLENVKREVVTLLARVRIRSEEEVEALEQAERQQAQARLMQSQFQHQDAGGYSADEEAAQVEAAQNGVAQVGRDEPKVGRNDPCPCGSGKKYKHCHGQLT from the coding sequence ATGATCAACAGCCTGCTTACCCGCGTCTTCGGCAGTCGTAATGAACGACAGCTGCGCCAGCTCAACCGCATCGTCGCCAAGGTCAATGCGTTGGAGCCGGAAATCGAAAAGCTCTCCGACGAGCAGCTCAAGGCCAAGACCCCGGAGTTCAAGCAGCGCATTGCTGACGGTGAAGCCCTGGACAAGGTGCTCCCGGAAGCGTTCGCGGTCTGCCGCGAAGCCAGCCGCCGCGTGCTGGGCATGCGCCACTACGACGTCCAGCTGATCGGCGGCATGGTGCTGCACCTGGGCAAGATCGCTGAAATGCGCACCGGTGAAGGCAAGACCCTGGTCGCCACGCTGCCGGTGTATCTGAACGCCCTGGAAGGCAAGGGCGTCCACGTGGTCACCGTGAACGACTACCTGGCCCGCCGCGACTCGGCGCAGATGGGCAAGCTGTACAACTGGCTGGGCCTGAGCGTGGGCGTGGTCTACCCGGGCATGCCGCACGGCGACAAGCGCGAGGCCTATGCCAGCGACATCACCTACGGCACCAACAACGAATTCGGTTTCGACTACCTGCGCGACAACATGGCGCTGTCGCGCGCGGACCGCTACCAGCGCGGCCTGCACTACGCCATCGTCGACGAAGTCGACTCGATCCTGATCGACGAAGCGCGTACCCCGCTGATCATCTCCGGCCCGGCCGACGATTCCCCGGAGCTGTACATCCGCGTCAACCGCGTGGTCCCGGGCCTGATCAAGCAGGACGCCGAAGACGGCGAAGGCGATTTCTGGGTCGACGAGAAGGGCAAGCAGGTGCACCTGTCCGAAGCGGGCATGGAGCACGCCGAGGCGCTGCTGGTGGAAGCGGGCATCCTCAATGCCGAAACCGAAGGCCTGTACGCCGCGCAGAACCTGACCGTGGTGCATCACCTCAATGCCGCCCTGCGCGCGCATGCCATCTACCAGCGCGACGTGGATTACATCGTGCGCGACGGTGAAGTGGTGATCGTCGACGAATTCACCGGCCGCACCCTGGCCGGCCGTCGCTGGTCCGACGGCCTGCACCAGGCGGTGGAAGCGAAGGAAGGCGTGCCGGTCCAGCGCGAGTACCAGACCCTGGCCAGCATCACCTTCCAGAACCTGTTCCGCATGTACAAGAAGCTGTCCGGCATGACCGGTACGGCCGATACGGAAGCCTACGAATTCCAGAGCATCTACAACCTGGAAGTGGTGGTGATCCCGACCAACCGCCCGACCATCCGCAAGGACGGGTCGGACCAGGTGTTCCTCAACCGCACCGGCAAATTCAACGCCGTGCTGGCCGACATCCAGGAATGCAACAAGCGCGGCCAGCCGGTGCTGGTGGGTACCACGTCGATCGAAACCTCGGAGATGCTGTCCGAGCACCTGCGCAAGGCCGGCGTGCACCACGAAGTGCTCAACGCCAAGCAGCATGACCGCGAAGCGACCATCATCGCCAACGCCGGCATGCCCGGTGCAGTGACCATCGCCACCAACATGGCCGGTCGCGGTACCGACATCGTGCTCGGCGGGTCGCTGGAAGCGCAGCTGCACGAGCTGGGCGAAGAGGCTACCGACGAACAGCGCGCCCAGGTCAAGGCCGAGTGGCAGAAGCGCCATGACGCGGTCAAGGCCGCCGGCGGCCTGCACATCGTGGGCACCGAACGCCACGAATCGCGCCGTATCGACAACCAGCTGCGTGGCCGTTCCGGTCGCCAGGGTGACCCGGGTTCGTCCCGCTTCTACCTGTCGCTGGAAGACAACCTGATGCGCATCTTCGCCTCGGACTGGGTCCAGAAGGCGATGCGCATGATGGGCATGAAGGAAGACGACGTCATCGAAGACCGCCTGGTCAGCCGCCAGATCGAAAAGGCGCAGCGCAAGGTGGAAGCGCACAACTTCGACATCCGCAAGAACCTGCTCGACTTCGACGACGTCAACAACGACCAGCGCAAGGTGATCTACGCCCAGCGCGACGAGCTGCTGGACGCCGAGTCGGTGAAGGACAACGTGGACGGCATCCGTGGCGACGTGATCTACGACATCGTGGCCCGTTTCGTGCCGCCGAACTCGATCGATGAGCAGTGGGACCTGCCGGGCCTGGAAGCCACCCTGGCCGCCGACCTGGGCGTGCAGATGGACGTGGTGGGGCTGGTCAAGCAGCACGAAGAACTGGATGCCGAGGCCATCGCGGAGAAGGTCCAGGCGCGCATTGACGCGCACTTCGCCGAGAAGGAAACCGGCGTGGGCGAAGACACCATGCGCGCACTTGAAAAGCACGTGATGCTGACCGTGCTCGACCAGAGCTGGAAGGAGCACCTGGCGCGCATGGATTACCTGCGCCAGGGCATCTACCTGCGCGGTTACGCGCAGAAGCAGCCCAAGCAGGAATACAAGAAGGAAGCCTTCGAGCTGTTCTCGGAAATGCTCGAGAACGTCAAGCGCGAAGTGGTGACCCTGCTGGCGCGTGTGCGCATCCGCAGCGAAGAAGAAGTGGAAGCGCTGGAGCAGGCCGAACGCCAGCAGGCGCAGGCGCGCCTGATGCAGTCGCAGTTCCAGCACCAGGATGCCGGCGGCTACAGCGCCGACGAAGAGGCTGCGCAGGTGGAAGCGGCGCAGAACGGCGTGGCCCAGGTGGGCCGTGACGAGCCCAAGGTGGGCCGCAACGATCCGTGCCCCTGCGGCAGTGGCAAGAAGTACAAGCACTGCCACGGTCAGCTGACCTGA
- a CDS encoding M23 family metallopeptidase, whose product MAFKKIVIKTREGKAKTPLARLRFYFEDSPRALLGSVLGVGCLIGFGAGIGGSMFNDSRLHAKVAQQERELAQAQKDAQTQVNALAARMGELQAQATRLNALGERLTQMGKLEDGEFDFNETPGLGEGEPGPTQDIPVSAVNADLQVLEQRFAASGRQLSVMESLMFDHQLEQNAVPGRMPIRNTYITSNFGTRSDPFGRGAATHKGMDFHAKVGDPVMSVADGVVSFAGVKGGYGNVVDVDHGNGYVTRYAHNSRLVVKPGDLVRAGQEVAKAGSTGRSTGAHVHFEVWERGQVVNPRKFLGDGGNTPVGRVSRG is encoded by the coding sequence ATGGCATTCAAAAAGATCGTAATCAAAACGCGTGAAGGAAAGGCCAAGACGCCCCTGGCGCGTTTGCGTTTCTACTTCGAAGATTCCCCCCGGGCCCTGCTGGGCAGCGTGCTGGGGGTTGGCTGCCTGATCGGCTTCGGTGCCGGCATCGGCGGCAGCATGTTCAATGATTCCCGGCTCCACGCCAAGGTCGCCCAGCAGGAACGCGAGCTGGCGCAGGCCCAGAAGGACGCCCAGACCCAGGTGAACGCGCTGGCAGCGCGGATGGGTGAACTGCAGGCGCAGGCCACCCGTCTCAACGCCCTGGGCGAACGACTGACCCAGATGGGCAAGCTGGAAGACGGCGAATTCGACTTCAACGAGACCCCCGGCCTCGGTGAAGGCGAGCCCGGCCCGACCCAGGACATCCCGGTCAGCGCGGTCAACGCCGACTTACAGGTGCTGGAGCAGCGCTTTGCTGCTTCAGGCCGCCAGTTGTCGGTGATGGAGTCGCTGATGTTCGACCACCAGCTCGAACAGAACGCGGTGCCCGGCCGCATGCCGATCCGCAACACCTATATCACCTCCAACTTCGGCACCCGCAGCGATCCGTTCGGTCGCGGTGCGGCCACCCACAAGGGCATGGACTTCCACGCCAAGGTCGGTGACCCGGTGATGTCGGTGGCCGACGGCGTGGTCAGCTTCGCCGGCGTGAAGGGCGGGTACGGCAACGTGGTCGACGTGGACCACGGCAACGGCTATGTCACCCGCTACGCGCACAACTCGCGCCTGGTGGTGAAGCCGGGCGACCTGGTGCGGGCCGGCCAGGAAGTGGCCAAGGCCGGCTCCACCGGCCGTTCCACCGGTGCCCACGTGCACTTCGAGGTGTGGGAACGTGGCCAGGTGGTCAACCCGCGCAAGTTCCTCGGTGACGGCGGCAATACCCCGGTCGGGCGCGTCTCGCGCGGCTGA
- the ftsZ gene encoding cell division protein FtsZ, giving the protein MAHFELIEKMAPNAVIKVIGVGGGGGNAVAHMVSTSVDGVEFITANTDSQAIKNCGAKLQLQLGTNVTKGLGAGANPEVGRQAALEDRERIMDALQGADMVFITAGMGGGTGTGAAPVVAQLAKEMGILTVAVVTKPFPFEGRRRMQVALKGIEELSQHCDSLITIPNEKLITVLGRNATMIQAFRAANDVLQGAVQGIADLIVRPGLINVDFADVRTVMSEMGLAMMGTGTARGDDRAQAAAEAAIQNPLLDDVNLAGANGILVNITAGADFTMAEFDEIGRTIDGFASEDATVVVGTVLDPDMQDEVRVTVVATGLNRVVASKTQRPGERAPIKLVRNATTGQPEFGEFDTGGDAVSKAVGGMGMGMGLRRPSADTPASSAPSSSGPAAAELPNDYLDIPAFLRRQAD; this is encoded by the coding sequence ATGGCGCATTTCGAACTGATTGAAAAGATGGCACCCAATGCGGTGATCAAGGTGATCGGCGTGGGCGGCGGCGGCGGTAACGCCGTGGCGCACATGGTCAGCACCAGTGTGGACGGCGTGGAGTTCATCACCGCCAACACCGACTCGCAGGCCATCAAGAATTGCGGTGCCAAGCTGCAGCTGCAGCTGGGTACCAACGTCACCAAGGGCCTGGGCGCAGGCGCGAACCCGGAAGTCGGCCGCCAGGCCGCGCTGGAAGATCGTGAGCGCATCATGGACGCGCTGCAGGGCGCGGACATGGTGTTCATCACCGCCGGCATGGGCGGCGGCACCGGCACCGGCGCCGCACCGGTGGTGGCACAGCTGGCCAAGGAGATGGGCATCCTGACCGTCGCCGTGGTCACCAAGCCGTTCCCGTTCGAAGGCCGTCGCCGCATGCAGGTGGCGCTGAAGGGCATCGAGGAGCTGAGCCAGCATTGCGACTCGCTGATCACCATCCCGAACGAAAAGCTGATCACCGTGCTGGGCCGCAACGCCACCATGATCCAGGCCTTCCGTGCCGCCAACGACGTCCTCCAGGGCGCCGTGCAGGGCATCGCCGACCTGATCGTGCGTCCGGGGCTGATCAACGTCGACTTCGCCGACGTGCGCACCGTCATGTCCGAAATGGGCCTGGCGATGATGGGCACCGGCACCGCCCGCGGCGATGACCGCGCCCAGGCTGCGGCCGAAGCGGCCATCCAGAACCCGCTGCTGGACGATGTGAACCTGGCCGGTGCCAACGGCATCCTGGTCAACATCACCGCCGGCGCCGACTTCACCATGGCCGAGTTCGACGAGATCGGCCGCACCATCGATGGCTTCGCGTCCGAAGATGCCACCGTGGTGGTCGGTACCGTGCTGGATCCGGACATGCAGGACGAAGTCCGCGTGACTGTGGTGGCCACCGGCCTGAACCGCGTCGTGGCCTCCAAGACCCAGCGTCCGGGCGAGCGCGCGCCGATCAAGCTGGTCCGCAACGCCACCACCGGCCAGCCGGAGTTCGGCGAGTTCGACACCGGCGGCGATGCGGTCTCCAAGGCCGTCGGCGGGATGGGCATGGGCATGGGCCTGCGTCGTCCGAGCGCCGATACCCCGGCGTCGTCGGCCCCGTCGTCGTCCGGCCCGGCGGCTGCTGAACTGCCCAACGATTACCTGGACATCCCGGCGTTCCTGCGCCGCCAGGCGGACTGA